The genomic segment ATAGTTGTCGAATACTGAATCATCAAGTTTAGATTTAATGAATGATTATGGCTAGATATCCATCATAATATTTTGAACTTACAAATAATGATAGTTAAAGAACCGTACTGATAATGTGTcataaaactattaagaatatTGAAATATAAGATATAAAGAAATAGTCAGAGTAATAGAGAGATGTAAAGAAAAAGTAAAACTCTTGAGTCTTATTTCAATGTGGATGGACGCCCAATTTATCTAGATAAATATGATCTAAAAAAATTAAGTAATTACCGTAAATACAATCAATAATTAATGGTAATGTTAAATTATCTATTATTATAATagacatctatatatatatataatatttataatatgaaTGTTATAATCTCTTTGTTTTATACGTTTTTTTTTATGCTCTGctactttttttcttcttctagaaactattcaaaatattttaattccTCATTTGCTTTCTTCTGGaaactatatatacaaaatttattaattccttgcctaaaaaaaattaataaaattattaattccTTTTTTGGCTGTCTTCTAGAAGCTATTCATTTCTATGCATTATTTTCAGAATTGAACTTTATTACAAAATTTATCCATTCCTTTTTTGCTATATTCTAGAAGGCTATTCCTTCCTATATATATTGACTGATTTCAGAATAAAATATAATACAAAGTTTACATAACTCTTAAGttaaaattacaataattatTAGTAAATCACTCGCATCCACTTTTCCTCCCTACCTTCCTTGCAAGTAATATTGTAAGGATTtggttctctttctctctctgtagAATAGATCGACTGAGGTGAGTTTTGCATATTTAATGGTTGATGAAAGGTCTCGtatgtttcaaaaaaaaaaaaaaaaatcttgcttTCATTTCAACTTATCACGAAGTGTCCAAGAACCACCTTGCTGCAGCCACCGGGTATAATCTCCATTCATTTAAGGTTGGTAGTtatctttttttccttttctttttcacgGGTATAAATATCAGATTGCAACTAAAAGCTCTTCtgtaatttataaatatatatatatatattcttgagACCATGAGGAACACATCAAATATATATAAGATTGGTTACGTTCCAACTATTAGGATCTAAAATAGAATCGTTgtcaattacaaataaacaaaccaTGCACGGCAAAAACTAAAAATTGGCAATTTGACAATGAACATTTTTGCAGCTTTACAAATTCTATATGCTATTTGTTTCAACTATCCCAATTATTGGTTGCTTCTTTTATAAGGTGAAAGAGTTTATTAGGCCATGGAAGTAGCACGCACAAGTTCATCTAAAAGCCAGGTAGAAGAAGAGACACCAATAACGTTTGGCAGGAATGAAAATCAAGTACATGGCATCCTCAAGAAAAGCAATCAAAATGAGAAAGTTCCATTTCACAAGCTTTTCTCCTTGGCTGATCAAACTGATATCCTTTTGATGATTGTCGGCACTGTCGGGGCTATAGGGAATGGTTTTGCCATGCCCCTTATGACAATAGTCTTTGGGGAAGTCATCAACTATTTTGGAAACAACAGAAATAATAAACACATAGTTGATGTTGTTTCAAAGGTATATAAACGAACTTCCTAATcctatcacatatatatatagtaccTACTTGACAAATTCACTTTTACATGCCAATATTTCAGGTCTCTCTAAAGTTTGTGTATTTGGGTTTTGTAACTCTTGGGGCAGCATTTCTCCGTAAGTAGTTTTGATGAGAACACATATTGTGTCTCTCGCAAATTTGTGTGTTTTTTCATTAATGGTTTGCTTTTGGTTTATTTATCAGAGGTGGCTTGTTGGATGGTCACAGGAGAAAGACAGGCTGCAAGAATCAGGAGTTTATATTTGAAAACTATATTGAGACAAGATGTTTCTTTCTTTGACTTAGAAACTAACACAGGAGAGGTGGTTGGGAGAATGTCTGGTGACACTGTTCTCATACAAGATGCCATGGGCGAAAAGGTAGGATTGATCAATACGAACTAACCAATATTTTAAAAGTAAGAAAAAATATCATTCTATGTATTGACATGTTTATGCAATCTAATTTTGTAGGTTGGGAAATTTCTACAACTGGTATCGACATTTATTGCAGGTTTCGTGATAGCATTTATCAAAGGCTGGCTTCTTACACTTGTTATGATGAGCACTATTCCTTTTATGATTATAGCTGGTGCAACTTTGTCCTTAAGTATAAGCAAGATGGCATCTCATGAACAATCTGCTTATGCAAAAGCAGCTAATGTGGTTGAACAGACAATTGGCTCAATCAAAACGGTAACTATACCTTGTTTTGTTTTTCTAAGAGAAGAATAAATAGCATTATCGTTCCATATACTTTCTGAAGTCTTTCATTTTCGCTCCTTTAATATCATTGAATCTAAAGACATTTAAAATAGGTTTTACCATTAACACtatgtttgttaatttttttttttttggtccatCTAGGTTGCTTCGTTTGCCGGGGAGAAACAAGCAAtaacaaattataaaaaatttcttATCAGTGCATACAAGTCTGGTGTTCATCAAGGCATAGCCTCTGGATTGAGTGTTGGGATTGTGATGTTAGTCATGTTCTGTAGCTATGCCTTAGCCACATGGTTTGGCGCAAAGATGATAAGAGAAAATGACTACAATGGGGGTGACGttttaaatgtgatatttgctGTGCTTACTGGATCAATGTGAGAACATCTTATTACTATACATTCTTATGTATATACATGTGTTACTTGGCTTAAATATATGgtcaaaattttattaaatttgttgGACATGTATGTTTGAATCAGGGCCTTGGGGCAGGCATCTCCTTGTATGAGTGCATTTGCTGTTGGTCAAGCTGCAGCATTTAGGATGTTTGAGACTATCAAAAGGAAGCCGGAGATTGATGCTTATGACAACAGAGGAAAGATATTGGATGACATACGTGGAGATATTGAGTTGAAAGATGTTTACTTTAGCTATCCAGCTAGACCAAATGAGCAAATATTCAATGGATTTTCACTTGATTTTCCTAGTGGTACTACTACAGCTTTGGTTGGACCAAGTGGAAGTGGCAAGTCAACAGCCATTAGTCTTATTGAGAGATTTTATGATCCCCAAGCTGGTCAAGTTTTGATTGATGGCATCAACTTGAAGGAGTTGCAACTTAAGTGGATTCGGGGGAAAATTGGTCTTGTTAGCCAAGAACCAGTATTATTTGCTTGTAGTATTAAGGAGAATATTTCCTATGGAAAGGAAGGTGCAACACTTGAAGAGATAAGAGTTGCAACTCAACTCGCAAATGCTGCTAGTTTCATTGATAAATTACCTCAGGTTGTACTTTTTCTAGTATACTTGTAACGCTtgatatatatataggggaattttcTTATAGcaacttcactttaagccctaccggtagggctctcagtgtttacaatccgtgaacagttttcggcgcgattttttttatgaccgtatatattgtagctatttagagcatcttgcaaattttcagaaaattccgaatagtttacagtagcgaaaactaggttcaaacatgttgttgcacgcgtgactaattttttttatgcgcgtgaaaaacaacatgtttgaacctagttttcattactgtaaactattcggaattttctgaaaatttggagtgtgctttaaatagctacaatatacacagtcataaaaaaaagttgcgccgaaaactgttcacgggtcgagaaacactggaAGCCCTACCGGTAGAGCTTAAAAGTGAAGCTTATTgaagaattgtcatatatatatatatatatatatatatataaaaaaaaaaacttgaaaactcGTTTATATTTTTCAATCTGTGTTCAGGGTCTTGATACCACTGTAGGTGAACATGGGACTCAGCTCTCTGGTGGTCAAAAACAAAGAGTTGCAATAGCAAGAGCTATCATAAAAGACCCACGAATTTTGCTTCTTGATGAAGCAACAAGTGCGCTAGATGCCGAGTCCGAAAGGACTGTGCAAAAAGCATTGGACAGAGTTATGGTCAACCGCACTACTGTCATTGTTGCTCATCGTTTGAGCACCGTCAGGAATTCTGATATGATTGCTGTCATCCATGAAGGAAAGATGGTTGAAAAAGGTAATAAACCTTTGTGATCATTCtcatattcatatttttttttattaattcatCTAACACTAAAGAGAATTTTGTTATTACTTGTAACTATATATTTTATGAATTGATGATCAGGCTCACACTCAAAACTTGACAAGGACCCTAATGGAGCTTATGCTCAGCTTATAAGATTGCAACAAGTGAACAAAGAGTTAGAGCAAGTTGTCAGTGGTCAAGTAGAAACTGAAGCTAATATAGAACATGTTCAAGAATCTAGTCAAAGAGAGTCGATAACACGATCAATAAGTTGGGGATATTCCCTTGGAAGTAGAAGTCGCCACTCATTTGGTATACCTATAGACGTACATGAGACAACAATGACATTTTCAGAAGCTCCTGCGCAAGTGGTGGAAATGGAACCCCTTCCAAGTGTGCCACTAACTCGCCTTGCCGCTCTTAACAAACCAGAGATACCTTTTCTTCTTGTTGGAGTTATAGCTGCTTCTGTAAATGGTGTTGTACTCCCCATTTTTGGTCTGCTTATTTCTAGAATGATTAAGGTATTTTATGAACCTCCTCATGAGCAGCAAAAGCATTCTGTGTTTTGGGCAATGATGTTTCTTGTTCTTGGTATTGTATCATTCCTGGTGATCCTAGCACAAGATTTTTTCTTTGCTGTAGCTGGCTGTAAGTTAATACAACGCATACGATTGATGTGTTTCAAGAAACTAGTTCACATGGAAGTGGGATGGTTCAATGAGCCAGGGCACTCGAGCGGTGCCATTGGAGCAAGGCTTTCTGCAGACGCAGCAACTATCCGTGCCTTAGTTGGAGATGCACTTGGTCTACTTGTTCAAAATATTGGATCAGCAGTTGCTGGTTTGCTCATTGCATTTCTTGCAAATTGGCAGTTGGCATTGATCATTCTTCTCCTGCTTCCACTAATTGGAATCAATGGATACATTGAAGTGAAGTTCATGAAAGGGTTCAGTGCAAATACGAAGGTGTGTTCTAAAACCGATAAATATGTAGCAAaagaaatatttataaatatgttgtTATAAAATGAGCATGATTTCATGATGATGTGAATTGTGATTGGATGTTGCAGATGATGTATGAGGAAGCGAGTCAAGTAGCGAATGACTCGGTTGGGAGTATAAGAACTATTGCTTCATTTTGTGCAGAAGAGAAAGTGATGGAGCTATACAAAAAGAAATGTGAAGGCCCTGTGAAGACTGGGATATGGCAAGGCATGATTAGTGGAATAGCATTTGGTTTGTCTTTCCTTTTACTTTTTTGTGTCTATGCAACAAGTTTTTATGCCGGAGCTAGACTTGTTGAGGATGGAAAAGCTTCATTTTCAGATGTTTTCAAGGTAATCTTTCTGCTTCTCTTTTTTACTCTTTATATGTCCAATTTTAATGAGCAATTATATCATGTTTTTGCAGGTATTCTTTGCTTTAACAATGGCAGCTGTTGGTATTTCTCAATATAGCTCATTTGCTCCTGATTCTAGAAAAGCCAAGGATGTTGCAGCTTCCATATTTGCTATAATAGATCGAGACTCAAAAATAGACTCTAGTGATGAATCTGGGGAGATAATAGATAATGTGAATGGTGAGATTCATCTGAGCCATGTGAGCTTTAAGTATCCATCTAGGCCAAATGTTCAAATTTTGAGAGACCTTAGTCTAACTATCCCTTCCAACAAGGTAAACAGATTACTTCGAATACAATCTAGAACTAGCATGTTGAGTTTTAGATTCTTTACCTAAAATTTTGTGTGGTGTTTCAGACAATTGCATTGGTTGGTGAAAGTGGAAGTGGGAAATCAACTGTGATAGCTTTATTACAGAGATTTTATGATCCTGAATCAGGACACATAACACTGGATGGAGTTGAACTTCGAAGATTAAATCTCAAGTGGTTAAGGAAACAAATGGGGCTAGTGAGCCAAGAGCCGGTTTTATTCAACAGTACTATTCATGCCAACATTGCATTTGGGAAAGGAGATGCCTCAGAAACAGAGATTATGGCAGCATCAGAGTTGGCCAATGCCCACACCTTCATCAGTGGTTTAAGCCAGGTGTGTTATAACATTTTATTAGGTTGTTTCAATGACCATAGAACTTCTTTTACAAATAagatttttcattaaaattatctTTTGTTGAGGATTGAGTAAGGAGTGAGTACTTCTTGACAGGGTTACGAGACAGTGGTGGGAGAAAGAGGAGTACAATTGTCAGGAGGGCAAAAGCAAAGGGTGGCCATCGCGAGAGCCATTGTGAAATGTCCGAAGATCATGCTGTTGGATGAGGCGACCAGTGCGCTTGATGCAGAGTCGGAAATTATTGTCCAGCATGCACTGGACAATGTCATGGTCAACAAAACCACTGTGGTTGTGGCACATAGACTCTCAACCATCAAGAATGCTGATGTTATTGTCGTTCTTAAGAATGGAGTCATTGCAGAGAAGGGCAATCACAACACTCTCATGAACAATAAGAATGGCTTTTATGCCTCCATGGTTTCACTTCACATGAGCAATTCTAGTTCATAAAGAAAGATGAAAGAGAGGGAATTATAATATGTTTAGTTGTTTCTTCGGTATTGAAATATCTTTAAATAAAATTTGCTTACGTGTTTCTTAATCTTTATAGGATACTGCTATGTGAAATGATCTCAGTGTTTCTCTcctttcatttataaaatatcacATTGTTTTTTTAAATCGGCACATTTTTGACATTGACTTAATGAAGTAAATATTGTTAAAAATATTGACATTTTTGACATTGACTTAATCGGCACATTTATATTGAATAAGCTTTCTATAATGTCATAGTTCAGTTAAATGTGAATTATTCTAGATTGAAACATAGGTGTAATGGAATCAAAGCTATTGGGGATTTGTGTTTGCATATTGATAAGTGTTAGGGGCTAGCTAATTGACTCTCCAAGTACAAAAGACGTGTGGCACATGCTGGTgattcaagctagcaagtcagcctaaacTCACAACTCTGTGTttacaaactcagtggttagttACGATCTATACCACATGCATGTGTAAGGACAATGACAAAATATGAACAAACACAAAACAAGCCATGTTAAGGCAACAACAATCCATACAATAAGTAAGCATACAACATAGACATGCTATAGCCTAATTAAGGCAACAAAACAAGAAATATAGATCATAATGACACACACAAAGAACGTGGCGTTTTACTATTTATATGGCCCCTCCTATCATGTTGGTAGCAATGACAGACACTTACTAGGTCACCCCCTAAAGAGTATCAAGTGCTTTTAAGAGTCTAGCACGAGAATATATAATTTTTGCTTTGTAGACATATGAGctgaaaaataattacaaatgtaccactcaaataattataaaaattcaaCTCCATTCACCATAAGTTGTAGAGATGTACAAGTTAACTGCAAATCGTAGTCTGACTCTGAAGTCTAAACCAAACTACATCGGATCGCCAAAGACACCGCACTGCTCATTCTTAAGCATAATGATCACAGTTTAGGTATGTAAGAGTGACCCTAACTATATAAGGTAAAcactttaattaataataattaaataaacaatggTTCCAAAAAGTAAGAAAAGAGAAATACAAACTCCCACATTATCTAGAGACTAAAATTTTATCTTCAAAATGATTCAAATTATGGTCTTGAAAGTAAGTTTTCACTCATGTAAATTTTACTTAATAACAAACATGttcaattataaattataaaattccACATAAGGTTTAGatcatttttaaattataattttgttaaaaatataatttgacgaaattaaatatattatgtaAATTTccctaattttattttattcaacTTTGCATCTaacctatttttttttctaatttaatactAGCAAATGATCaactcattcatttgtttttttaatattttttcaaccCCTACAACCTGCCTaataaatttttgttttttaagaGAGAAAGAATGAACAAAGATCAAGCAAAAAGCAAAAGTATGTCATTTTGTAAAACATATACTTTATTGCCCCTCTCGTTATTAACATTCTCAATCTCTCTCTCTACTAACCACCACCCCCACGATGAAAAAGCACATCTCAATGCCTCCACCACCGTTATTATCATCATCACCATTGACGCCACCACCTCCACTGCTATTGAAGCACCTGATCCAAgctctctctttatttttttaagttttaataatgaaaaatctaatccaaaacttaaactcaagaaaatattgacttaagacactaatttataaatttaaaacacttttgtcgatttttgggttttatttatgttttttttttcatatctagAACTTTGAAAAATTACCGAAAAATGATGTCTAATCATAGCTAACGATGCTG from the Humulus lupulus chromosome X, drHumLupu1.1, whole genome shotgun sequence genome contains:
- the LOC133803670 gene encoding ABC transporter B family member 11-like; translated protein: MIVGTVGAIGNGFAMPLMTIVFGEVINYFGNNRNNKHIVDVVSKVSLKFVYLGFVTLGAAFLQVACWMVTGERQAARIRSLYLKTILRQDVSFFDLETNTGEVVGRMSGDTVLIQDAMGEKVGKFLQLVSTFIAGFVIAFIKGWLLTLVMMSTIPFMIIAGATLSLSISKMASHEQSAYAKAANVVEQTIGSIKTVASFAGEKQAITNYKKFLISAYKSGVHQGIASGLSVGIVMLVMFCSYALATWFGAKMIRENDYNGGDVLNVIFAVLTGSMALGQASPCMSAFAVGQAAAFRMFETIKRKPEIDAYDNRGKILDDIRGDIELKDVYFSYPARPNEQIFNGFSLDFPSGTTTALVGPSGSGKSTAISLIERFYDPQAGQVLIDGINLKELQLKWIRGKIGLVSQEPVLFACSIKENISYGKEGATLEEIRVATQLANAASFIDKLPQGLDTTVGEHGTQLSGGQKQRVAIARAIIKDPRILLLDEATSALDAESERTVQKALDRVMVNRTTVIVAHRLSTVRNSDMIAVIHEGKMVEKGSHSKLDKDPNGAYAQLIRLQQVNKELEQVVSGQVETEANIEHVQESSQRESITRSISWGYSLGSRSRHSFGIPIDVHETTMTFSEAPAQVVEMEPLPSVPLTRLAALNKPEIPFLLVGVIAASVNGVVLPIFGLLISRMIKVFYEPPHEQQKHSVFWAMMFLVLGIVSFLVILAQDFFFAVAGCKLIQRIRLMCFKKLVHMEVGWFNEPGHSSGAIGARLSADAATIRALVGDALGLLVQNIGSAVAGLLIAFLANWQLALIILLLLPLIGINGYIEVKFMKGFSANTKEASQVANDSVGSIRTIASFCAEEKVMELYKKKCEGPVKTGIWQGMISGIAFGLSFLLLFCVYATSFYAGARLVEDGKASFSDVFKVFFALTMAAVGISQYSSFAPDSRKAKDVAASIFAIIDRDSKIDSSDESGEIIDNVNGEIHLSHVSFKYPSRPNVQILRDLSLTIPSNKTIALVGESGSGKSTVIALLQRFYDPESGHITLDGVELRRLNLKWLRKQMGLVSQEPVLFNSTIHANIAFGKGDASETEIMAASELANAHTFISGLSQGYETVVGERGVQLSGGQKQRVAIARAIVKCPKIMLLDEATSALDAESEIIVQHALDNVMVNKTTVVVAHRLSTIKNADVIVVLKNGVIAEKGNHNTLMNNKNGFYASMVSLHMSNSSS